The DNA segment GATCGAGATGAACAAAGACCAGCCAAACAATGAAAATTAAACATTAATCGGACCTTAAGTGTAAAAGTCGAATAATGAAAATCAACGTGCTATTAGCTCTATCATAGACATAcatattttttctttcaaaaattgaagttTAACGGGTAAAAGTGAAATaacgaaaattaaaaattttcaGATAGATATTAGCTTCTCCTACTGCATTTTGTTACACATATTTGAAAAAGTACTTGTGATTTAACCATCCAGGAATTTACGTCTTCTTAATGTTGCAATGAGCATAATTTCAGGTGGTTGATACCAAAAGAAACTAAAAATCTGGTTCACAGAATACAAATGATCCTGTAGCTGTTGGTTAGTTCACGTAATAAGTACTCCGTATTAATATCAAATCTAAAAGAAATAGGAGTAGTCACTATAAAATGTACCTTGGAACCCCTACTTTTTACATCAAGATTTAAGCCAAAAATTAGACTAGCTAGAGGAGTAGTGCATCAGTAAAAATGGAGGGGAAAGAAATGATGGTGTAGCATTAATGCTAATAATTTTAGTAGAGGGATCCATGGCTGGAGATTATGGGAGCTGCATTGTTGACTGCATTAAAGACAAAGCCATTGATTGTATTATGTAACCTCAGATATGTCTCCCTGCTTGTGCTGCAAAATGTGCCATTGAACTTCCTCCTCCATCAACACCAACTCATGCTGCAAATTATGCTTGTAATATTGGATGTGCTTTGAGCCAATGCAAGAACTTCATGATCCTAAATGGTCTCTCTCTAGAATTCCAGCTCCACCTCTGTGTGTACACATGCAAAATGAAAATTCCTTTTGTTTGCTCACAATGATAactaattaattttttaatatttcAGATGGAGAGAAGCTTGGAGTATGCATGGCTAGTTGCAGTGACAAGTACTGTGCCACAAAGGCTGCAGCTGCTTCATGAACTTGGTTTCTTATATGTTTCTACTTGTAGTATCTAGTAATAATATCAATAATTTTGGAGGCTAAGAATAAATGCTCGCCTCCATTGTTGCCCTCATGGAGGAACTAGGCTGAATACTGTGTGGTGTGAATGTGATCTTATGACATTCAAATATATGAAAGTTTTACATTTCAGTTTATTAATTTCTAGCAGTGTTCAACTTTATAGCCGTGTTATTATTGTTCTACATGtacaaatgtcacgacccaaaattggAAGATCGTGATCAGCACCCAACGAGCTTGACAACCATCAAGCGAACATTTAACCACCAGCAACGATCATGTTGTTTCCGTGTAACCTATAGGTTACAAGTTCGAGCCGTTGAATCAACCATGGATACTTGCATCAGGGTAAGCTGCCTACATTACACTCCCTTGGGTGCGGCCAGTGGCGAAGCTAGGAATTTCCCCAAGGGTATTTATATTTAAAAGAAGAGGGAAAATTTtccgacaaagggtgttcaatatgtgttatatGCTTCTAAAACGTAATATTTTATCTATGTACACGGTGCAATTTTTCGACAAAGGATGGTCAGTTGACTACTCTTATCACCATGTGGCTTCGGCATTGGGTGCGGCCCTTCCCCAGGCCCTGTGTGAATGCGGGATGCTTTATGCACCGAGCTCCCTTTTTACATCAAACTAAGCCTTCACTTAACCCTAAATCATATGTATCTATCCACAAGTAAATCATGAATCTTCTAAAGAGGTCAAGAACATCAATTCAAAACGCGGCGCTACTGGCAACACCAAAGAAAGAAATGACAAAAGGAAACTAAAACCTAAAAGTACAATGGTCACTATGAAAAGTCTCCATTGGACACACCTCTGTCAGATAGAAGCGTTCATAATGGCCACTACAAAAATTGAAGTGTTTTAACTAAAAATGGTGTCCAATATTATCCTATATCTACTTAGTGAATTCattattcaaaaagaaaaaaaaaaaaaaagaagaattggTATATCCTCTTGGATCTGTCGACGCTGGCATGACTTGAGTCTAATAGAACATATCAGATGATAACTTGCCTAGAAGCAAATAATAATTTGTGGAAAAAATTCCAAACTTACACATATATGTTCAATAGAGAAAATGACCTTATTAGATCAGCTATGAGCTGATATCATCCATCCTTGTATTTTTGGATAGAGTGAATGACTTGAGCACATAAAACCGTGCAACTGGAAAAGGAACTGTATGAAGTTAAAATCACATATAAGGTTCTATAATGTTGCAACTTGCAATAAGTGAAACTTATCTGCCGACTCAGAAGGATAGAAAAGATTGACATCGCCAACTCAAAATAGTTTTCGATGAGGCATCCACAATCTGCCCATCTTTCCCAATGAAAGGTTCTCGCACAAGTCTTTAACTAGGACCTATCGTCTTTGCAACGATCACTAGAAAAtattcaaatatatatatgtacaagATAAAGAAAAGGACATTACATTAATGAAGTTGATGTTGCAACTGCGCAGAGAAAGTCATGAAGTTTCACATTTCACAGCCCAGTAGTGCAAAATTATTTGGACATTAGCAATTTGATATACAATTCAGTTACTGATGACACTCAAGAAGTGAAGCCGCTTCAAATCATGAAGGCTCCCTCCTGTTTCCCAAAAATTCAACATACTCATCTAAAGGGAATAAAATCATTCCGAATAAAGATTCCAAAAATTGAGATAATATCACTAATCATCCTATATAACTAGCACAAATGAACACGATCATGGAATAACTTACATCAGCTACCAATGCCAACGTCCCCAGCTGTGGAATCCTTTCATAATAAGCTTTCACACAAGTGCTTCAATTAAAATCATTTAGCTTTCTTTTGATCAGAAACTCTTGCTCCCATAATCTTGACAACAGGATGATCCTTTGGTTGGACAAGCTTCAAAGCTGGATGAACCTTCAGATCACCCATTACCAACTTTTGGCCAACATCCAACTCACTTAAATCTACGTCAATGTAAGGAGGGATGACATCCGCAGGACATAGATACTTTACCGTTCTCTTGATAATATTCAAATACGACCCTGCCACATTAGTTAACTAATGATTaattaaaaaatccaaaaaagaaaaagaaagtacaAGCACATAGGTAATAGCTATGGCCTCACATGTTATCCAGAATAAGGTCATTAACACTGGATCATCACATGGAAGTCACGTAATCCGTGACTGACTAGCCGACGTTTCTGTCAACCTTGTCTGGTTCAAATACCATTTTATCCTACACCTCGCTCACTGTCCCTCATGCTTAAAGCCTGTTCTTTGTCACCACTTACCTAGATGGATATGGCTTGTCTCCTTTCATCATTTTATAATTCAGCAAGGTGTACTCTCTTTCTGAAATTGATCGTCAATTCTAAGAGAAGCACTATTTATGTAGCTCACTTTCTCAGAATATCAAGAAAACATATATTAGCTGAAAAATCTCTACTACTCAAGGTGGATAAATTTTGAAGTGACCATAAACATACTTGAAAAAAGCAGTGAGTTTTATGCTCATTAAACAAATTTATGTTGCATCAATTCCATTAAGAAAATATTTATCTACATGCAAAGATACCAATCTGATTGTCTTAATGACTTATTACGTGCTTGTAAGTGGTTAAAATTTTGGAACACTTAAAACTCTTTTGCTTCAGAATTCATAGTTTTCCTTCTAAGCCCTCATGGAAATTACAGTTGATGATTAACTTAAACTCTTTTGCTTTAGAATTCATAGTTTTCCTTCTAAGCCCTCATGGAAATTACAGTTGATGACCGCCAAGGTGGAATGACAGGGACCTAACTATGTTACTAGAAGATGACAGAGCATAATTGCGGAGGCCTTTTTCAAAGAGAAAGAGGACTGCACCATAAATGATAGTGCTGGAGAACAACTTCATGGCCATGATGGCTTTACTACAGCTTTCCATCAAAAATGTTGGCACATCTTTAGAAATGGGGTGCTCGAAACTTTCACCAAATCTACCTTGAAGGTAGATCTGAGAAGAGCTTCATTACTCTAATTACCTTAGTCCTTAAGAAAAGGGGCAACTGAATTAAGAGATTACAAGCCGATCAGTTTGATAGGAAGTATTTGTAAAAGTATTGCAAAAGCACTCGCTGAAAGACTTAAGAGGCAATATATAAATTGATTTAGGGGACAACAAATGAATGGCATGATCATCAATTACAGCTAGGAGAACCTGGGGTTCTACGCAAAGTTGACATAGTGAAAGCCTATGATCGTGTTAACTGGAACTTCCTCCTGAATAATAATGATAGGATGTGATCAAAGGTGTTTTTGATGGATGATACAATGTATCTCTTTGGTCAAGACTGTCGGTGCTGGGATGGATAGTAGGGTTTTCTTGTCTTTGCCCACCAAGGCTTAGACGGATAGGAAGAATTCACCTAACATTTTTTTAACCTATACTGGGATTTGAACCCTAATCTCCCATGGTCTATTCCAGTTTCATTGGCCGTTAGACCACACAATTGGGGCTCTACCTTGAGAGAAACTTCTATGTCCATCAATaacagtaaatatttgctttgaaTGAACTCAAGAAACTAGTCATTATACCTCtgagataaaaaataaaaataaatggtgcaagtgtaacatatgataagctTGTTTCAATATATCCCCCCGCGAATCAGCATACTAAAGAAATATAAGACATCATAAGAATCAGCATGTGTAGCAAGTCACAAGTTACTCGCCTTTCTTCAGCCCGGGGGACACATCCTCTCCTCTAAATACGAGAGGAACATCAACCTTTAATAAAGCACTTGATGGAGCTCTTATAAATGTAACATTAAGAGGCGCATCTGAACCAGCTTCCAGATGAACCTGAACATTGAAATAGATAAATCAGCACACCTCGCCACTAAAAGCCATGTAAAGCTCTGTTTGGCTCCAACAGCTTCATAATTCTTTAAAAGGTCCTCCGTTTGAACCAAGACAAGCAATCCCGGAGTTTAAACCCACCTAAATACCACAAATCTCAGCAGGATGATAAAAATATCTCACAATGGCAACAACTGTCGACCATCATTCTGTTCTAGAAATGCCACAAGATTAGTGACAAGAAAAGTCCATTAATCATCATCAAACTGTAAATGTGAATATTATATTTCCAAATAGAAAGTTTTGCAAGTTTTTCACAAGCACTTTGTTGCTTTCACACTTGTGGCTGCTTCATTTATGGGGGCATCATAGTGACTATTTGCTATGGAAGCTAATATCAACTCCTATATAGGACAATATAATCCACAAAAAAAGATTTAGAACCTTGCTTTCTTTGAAGCCTATATCAACTCAAGAAGCTCCACTTTTATCCCTTTAAGTGTGTGAAACTCGGTCTAAATCTAAGGGTGTGGCCCATGAAGTGAGTGAACCATGGGATACCAAGTCCATTTCTCattagccccccccccccccaaaaaaaaaaaaaaaccaaggtCATTCTTCTCATCTACCTAAGTCTTGGTAGGCAGAGTGATCAAATACATGTGTTGATGGGAGCTAGCAGGTACTTAGTGTACCCGTTGGAATAGTCAAGGTGTGTGCAACCTGACCCGGATACTACTATTATCAACCAAAAAAATGTGTGTGAATTCAATCAGTCATAACCAATGCCCTACACCTAGTAAGCATAAGATTGCAGCCAGCTTCAAAGCTACTTAATATTTAAATAAGAGTATAATTTGACTAACCCAAAGGTTAGGGGGATAAGCTGTCGCTAGCTGCTTAATCAGAAACAAACAGAGTAAAACGCTAGAAGCAAAAAAGAGTAGGCAAAACCGGTATCTGCAGATCAATTCAAAATAACAAAACCTAAGATAATACAACCAAAAAGTACCTTTCTGGGCAAAACTCGAACCTTCTCAACAACCTCAACAGAGTCAAAGTCGGGGCGAACTTCAAGATCAAACAACCTGGACAAGAAATGGGACCTACCAAGATGGTTAACTAGCTTCCTAATCTGATTAGCCTGAACAGAAACGAGCCTTTTGTTACCCCCATGTTGACCGTCTTCCTGTTCGAACACTATGCTCGGTACTCGCCCTGCTTTCCTCTCTTTTGCGGCGATGTTCTTCCCCGATTTGGCGCGTGCAATTGCGTGAATAGTTTCGTCGTATTTGGGGTCCGGTTTTGGGAACTCCGGTTCTGGGTCTGGAAGAACGGCGGCAGCGGCGGAGTTGCTGAAGAACCGGAGGTGGTAGTGGTGGAGGGAGGTGGTCAGTGCTACGCGTCGGATCAACATTATTTTTTTGAATGTGATCGAGTCCGAGAGAATGTGAGAAATGGGGCGGAGGGGCTTAACGAGGGTTTTGAGTTGGACTGACCAGTGGGCTGTAAAACTCAATGCGATATGTTTGGAACTAGTATAAAATTTAGGGAAAAAGGTCATTATTGCCTCTGTACTTTTGAAATTCACGCAGGTTCGTCCCCATTACATTTTAGTTCAATTTCCACCTTTCCGTTAATAAAGTCTATAAAGTTACCCCTAATCCTAATGCTCCGTCCAAGTGGCAGCTGACCCCATCTCTTTTTTCCAAGTCAGCTGCCAACTCAACTGCCAATTGGCACTTCCACTAATTTATTAGCCCCAAACCCAACAGCTATTTAGTCCCCAAAAACCAAATTTCAGTCCAACCAATTTAACCCATACCCAGCGTCTTCTTCTTCTCCCCCAAAATAAACTCCATTGCTAAGAACTTAGGACGCGACTGAAATCTTCCCAAAAATTTCTCATTATTTCATTCTCGTCGTAGCTTTGGTTGTTAAATGCCGCAAGCTAGTTGTTCATCACAGATTAGGTGTCGTTGTGGCATTATAGCCAAACACTTTACTTTGTCTACTCCATGTAACCCTGGAAGCAAATTCTACAAATGTCTGAGGCCCAAGGTTACCATATTTTTCagctctcttctctcttttttttgttaataattttatttcaatttgaaacCTAAAACTTCTTTTTGATTTATGTTTGACAGCCTAATTCATGTGGGTTTTGGGAATGGGAAGATGAAATCTTCCCGCGAAGTGATTTCATGTGAAGTGGGTTTTGGGAATGGGAATGTGAGTTTATATGTGAAGTCCAATCACTTCGCGGGAAATCTTCCCATTCCCAAAACCCACATGAATTAGGCTGTCAAACATAAATCAACAAGAAGATTTAGgtttcaaattgaaataaaattattaacaaaaaaagagaagagaactgAAAAATATGGTAACCTTGGGCCTCAGACATTTGTAGAATTTTCTTCCAGGGTTACATAGAGTAGACAAAGTAAAGTGTTTGGCTATAATGCCACAACGACACCTAATCTGTGATGAACAACTAGCTTGCGACATTTAACAACCAAAGCTACGACGAGAATGAAATAATGAGAAATTTTTGGGAAGATTTCAGTCGCGCCCTAAGTTCTTAGCAATGGAGTTTATTTTgggggagaagaagaaaacgctGGGTATGGGTTAAATTGGTTGGACTGAAATTTGGTTTTGGGGGGACTAAATAGCCTTTGGGTTTGGGGCTAATAAATTAGTGGAAGTCCCAATTGGCAGCTGAGTTGGCAGCTGACTTGGAAAAAAGAGATGGGGTCAGCTGCCACTTGGACGAGTAATTGCATAGACTTTATTAACGGTAAGGAAAAGATTGAACGTAAAGTGTAACGGGGGACGAATGTGCATGAATTTCAAAAGTACAGGGACAATAATGGCCTTTTCCCTAAAATTTATGTAGCGTCCAGTTTTCCTTCACCGTTGAATTTTTGTCCACTTTTAAAAAAAAGCTGAATTGATACTCAAGTTTTTAGATAACTTCAGATGCATacacttttctcttcttctttactGTTGTTATCTTCTTCTTTGTGCTTAGAgttactttttcttcttcttagttGCAAAATCAGTTTGTTAAATTTGTTATCATTTCGACAATTGATGATTAGAATTTGCTCtttatgatatttgaaagttatgtttcaaatttgagctcatttggagtagatttgagcattGAATCGTGTATTGGATTGTTGAAAATCGAAGAACAAGTTTATATTTCAAAACTTAAGATTCGAAATTTGAAGTTGCATTCAGTAGATTGAACTACTTCAGATTTGATTTCTAAATTTGCATTGAAGAGATTAAACTACTTCAAATTCGAATTTCTGAAGTTTCGTTTGAAAGATAGAAGAACTTCGAATTTGATATTTGAAGTTGCATTAAAGAGATTGAACTACTTCAGATCCGAGCGGATACACTTTACAAAATTTTGTGCAATGCGGGTATAACTTCAATGGACATCCCAAAAGTGAGTATATATAAAAATGCCCCTAGTCAAACTCTTCTATGTATAActaaattatacatatattatacatctaTTAACTAAATATATAATTGGGTGTGTGACTATTTAAGTTaattcttttaaattttttagatgCTCATTACATTCAAGCAAAGCTTAAAAGAATAtgctttttgaaaagaaaaaaaaatctaaacTTTCATAAGATTTTAATTGACTCAAACTTCAAATAatatttattcattttttcaCATATTGCATATATGGAATTCCTGTTAATTGATGATCATTCTCTATACAGCTTTACGAACGAAAACTATCAATAATATAACCAAACATTGTCATAAACTCATAAATGTTGCTAATATTTAGTTTGTAGTTTCGTCTCATTTTATTGACTTAAATACAAAATTAGAACATAAAATTATTTTGGCCTAATACATACTTTTCCCCTTTAACTTGTATGTAAATTTTTTTGACACACTGCGAATTTACGTGTAATATTCTTACCAATCCTAGAGCGAAAGGATAGAGGAGTCCAGAAATGATGGGATACTTCAGAGGCTCCTAGTGTTTTAATAAGAGCGAGAGCAAAACACATGGCTTTCAAGCAGGCGTGTTGATGAAACAGGCTCTTCAAGCTGGTCAAAGTAGCGTTAACTCCATCAATTTTAAAGCAAAATCCAATTGAACTTCAACTGATTTGACATATAAGTTTATAttacataatataatatatactaTATTTGTTAGTAGTATACATCGGATAAACTATTGATATTATACATGAAAGGTATATCGTATTGTATACTTATAATAATATCATATATGTTTATATATAATATATTGTACATGATATTTATTAGCAGTATATATCAGATTTTTTCTCCAACATACACATGAGATAAACTAAAGAGATATTATACAATAAAGGTATGATGTAGTGTACACTCATACCAATATCATATAAGTTTATATTGGAGTATataatatattgtatactatattTATTAATAGTATACATCATTTTTTTCCCTCAAAGATAAACTAAAATGATATTATACAATGAATTAAGATATACTTATACATCGGTTCATATGAGTTTATACTATATAATACATTATCCACTATATTTATTATTAGCACACACCAAATGAGTTTTGACAATGGGGAAGAGGCTTGGGATTATCCTTTAATGGATAAATTTAGAAAAACTAATACAGATAGATACGTTTTAGTTGAGAGAGAATCTCAAGAGAGAGATATAAGGATATATTTTAGGTTAGAGAATCTCAAGATAAATATATTGGGAATATAAAAAGTTAAAGTAGTTATAACTTATTTAATTAAGTTTTGAATAAGTTGTATTCCGTGTAAATTCCTCATATAGATATACCTATAGCATAAATTTTATCTATAATACCGATTGTTTAAAACAATATTCATAGTTCTCAGGTAATACTATATCTCCCATTCAAAATAAGTGTTTTTGACACATTCATTAAGAAAATCACTTAACATCATTAGTATAGGGGTTATTTAACTAAGTTATTATTTATATCTTTTCAGTTACTCTTTATATGTTCTCATATGTTATCTTAAAGCGAAGTCAGAAATTTTCTCAAgggtgttcaaaacttaaaagaagttaaaattTTCCGACAAAGGGTATTCGCGTTGTATAGTATATAACTCTGAAacataatattttacctatatatacatttttatttttcggCAAATGGTAGTTAATTGACCACCCTTTAATGCATGTAGCTTCGTCTCTGATTTaaatgattttgttttttttttcaatatgaGGGTATATAAGCTATTTAAATATGAACAAGGAAAATAACATTATAGGCAAGATGGATACATTTTTTTCCCTTCTTTATGTCAAAGTTGGATgcttatattatttttgttgatATCAGAAATTCTACtgtctattttcttctttttgagctgAGGATCTCTTGAAAATAACCTCTTTACTcctccagggtaggggtaaggtctgcgtaaaTTTTACCTTCCCCAGACTCCGCTTATAAAATTTTACTGAGTTGTTCTTGTTGTTATTTTATGTCAAGTTGGTCTTTGTTTTACTCTAACTAATATTATTTACCCAATAAGAATTTATACCATTATTTTTATAAGATATTAAAGATGGATATACTAAAATTCGATCAATCTCAATTTATAACGATTGAAAAGAAAGATTacttttaaattagaaaaatgagaCTTTTTGTTTAGTCAAAAAAATGACTCTACTATTATTTTTAtaagattttaaaaataaaaatgctaAAGTTAAGTCAATTTTAATCTACAATATCGTACATAAAGAACATCaaattataatttataaaatGAGATTTTCTGTTGGCTATGATATTTAGAACTACTAATTGATAGATACACTTGGATTTTAATGATGGGAAGAAGTTCATGTTTAAaaagtaaactttttttttttttttttggtggcaACTACAGCTAACATTGATAAGTAAATCAGATACAAAGTAGTCAAAAGTTGTATCCTTCAACACATATATAGCTTGAGAGATATGTAGAAGATGACAAGACAATGCCCTCGCGACCATCAGAAGACGACAAATGTGATTACAGAGATTTGTAGGCAGGCAATACATCATTCCTCTCTTGAAGCAGGATCTAACCCAGCGGACGGGCTATCAGCAAAGTATTCTTGATGTTTGACATTCACACCATACTCTCGTAGAGATTTTGAAAGATCATCCATCGGGCGTTTGTCCTTTTGCTGCTTATCTCTTTTATCCTTGACAGTAGCTGACTGCCTTGCCTTGCAATGCTGGAGAGCATCAGTGGCAACATCTGCAATAAATTTCTGTGTAGCAACTGCCACCAACCTTATTAATGGAATGTCAGGGCATTGGAAACCACTTTTACCCAAGTAATGCTCCACTAATTCATCTGGAATAGCGGGGGTATAGTCCATTAAGGAAGCAAGGAAATCGGCGAGGGCAGTGTCATCTTCGTGTCTTCCTTCACTCGTTTGCTGGCCCCCCTGACTCTGACTCTGACTCTGGTTCATTTCAACGGCGCCGTTCGGAGTTTCAACTTCGCCGGAGGTAAAATAGGGGTGCGAAACCACAGAGGTAAGGAGGTTTTCCAACGCTCgctctgtaaaaaaaaaaaaaaaactttttgagaGCACATTATCTGAATGCACGTGTGAATATTAAGATGTGGTACGCAAATAGGGAGGAAGTAAGATCTTAAACACAA comes from the Nicotiana sylvestris chromosome 4, ASM39365v2, whole genome shotgun sequence genome and includes:
- the LOC104216192 gene encoding uncharacterized protein, coding for MLIRRVALTTSLHHYHLRFFSNSAAAAVLPDPEPEFPKPDPKYDETIHAIARAKSGKNIAAKERKAGRVPSIVFEQEDGQHGGNKRLVSVQANQIRKLVNHLGRSHFLSRLFDLEVRPDFDSVEVVEKVRVLPRKVHLEAGSDAPLNVTFIRAPSSALLKVDVPLVFRGEDVSPGLKKGSYLNIIKRTVKYLCPADVIPPYIDVDLSELDVGQKLVMGDLKVHPALKLVQPKDHPVVKIMGARVSDQKKAK
- the LOC104216191 gene encoding transcription initiation factor TFIID subunit 10-like, which gives rise to MNQSQSQSQGGQQTSEGRHEDDTALADFLASLMDYTPAIPDELVEHYLGKSGFQCPDIPLIRLVAVATQKFIADVATDALQHCKARQSATVKDKRDKQQKDKRPMDDLSKSLREYGVNVKHQEYFADSPSAGLDPASREE